The Tenrec ecaudatus isolate mTenEca1 chromosome 12, mTenEca1.hap1, whole genome shotgun sequence genomic interval TCACCGGGGGATCATAATGCCCGAGACCTCTACCTGCCTAGGGCAGACCCACCAAGCACGGCAGGGTGGGCAAGAGCCTGGACCCCACCCTGCAAACCTGAGTTCCAGCTGGTCCACTGCTGCCCACTGGCCCCAGGCAgggacacagacacacgcacactagGAGACAGCCCAGAGGGCCTAGGGGGAGGggttggaacacagcctggcaggGCCCTCAGGAGGATGCTGGCTGCAACTtctccagggctttcttctgcttctcagtGGCGGCAGCCAAGGCCTCTGCCAGCTTTTCCTCAGGCATCATGTTGAGCACCTTGAGGGCGAAGAGGAGCTGACACTTGGCGGTGCTGACAAAGGCATTGCTGAGGAAGTTGGGGAAGCCCCCCATTCGGTCCTTCTGGGTGTAGAGTGGGACCCTCACGAGCCCCAGCACCTGTGAAGAAAGGAGGGGCAGTTGAGTTGGCATGGCCCCCACCTCACAGCAGCCCCTGCCAAGCTGCTGGGCTAAGGATGGAGGGCTGGTGAGCCAAAGCCTCTAGTTTCCCTTCCCAGGACCACCCCAGCAAAAAGCCAGTGCCCCAatgcccctgccctcctcccagcGTATACCCCATGCTCCCCATTCCACTCGGTGAGCCTCGACCACCGGTAATGTAACTTCCAGCCCAGGACCCTCAAAACATCAAGCCCTCCACATgttctctcttcccctccctcccggcccaGGGGCacacacccaccacccaccccacgcCCCACGCCCGGGATTGGCAATGGCTGGCAGCAAGGCAGACTGTAACAGCCCGGGGGCGCCCCTGCCCCTCCATCCCGGCCCCAAGCCCCGTCCCCACCCGCCCGGGGACGCCCGGGACGTGTTACCCATCGGTGCCTTCCGCGGGGCCAGAGCCAacccggggcggggcggggcccggCGGCGGCCCCACCTCCAGGCCGTGGTCTCGAGAGTGCAGTGCACTGATCTCCACGGCGTGCAGCTGCTCCAGCGTCAGCTGCCGCGCATACAGGTGCGCCACGACGCGCTGCGGGCCCTCGGTTAGGTGCGAGCTCAGGTAGTCCGCCTCGGTGAGGCGCAGgcagcccaggcccaggcccagcacCCGGTTCAGCCCGTCCTCCAGCGACCAGAAGCGCCGGTCCACGAAGCCGCCAGGGAAGCCCAGGAGCCCGTCGAAGCGCATCTGCATCTGCAAAGGGAGCCGGTCAGCGGGCCGCGCCATGCCCCCGCCCTCGCCCGCCTGCCCGCCACCCCGTCCTCACCAGCACGGAGAAGCGCATGGGGATGCGGCCGAATAGCTGCCCGGGGTTGGCGGCGTACAGCATGGCGTGGCAAGAGTGGCTCCAGCCGGGTCCCAGGCGCATCGCCTCCACCCGGCTGATCTGTTTCAGCTCGGGCAGTGCCGCTGCCGACATCTTGGCactgcccccgcccttcggcgcCGGCCCCGCGGGCGCATGCGCCAGCATGGCCAATCCCCGCCCGGCGCCCAGCAAAGCCCACCCCTCGCCGACGTTGAGCCAACCGGAGGGACGGCACGAAGGGGATGGGCGGTGCTCGCTCCGGGCAGCAGCCACGCCTCCCAGGAAGCACTGCTCGCGCCCGGCCGAGCGTCTCTTCACTGGGTGCCTCCGACAGGAATGCCCATCGCTTCGTTCACGCACGTTGGTGACGGCCTCTGCATGCCGTGCCGCGCCGGCTCCGCCTAGAGCCGGGGCTGTGCGACCAGTCCATGTGCACGAAGCTTCCCAACGTGCGCACACGTGAGCAGGGGCCCTCCTGGCCCTGTAGCCTCCAGAGCTCCAGACCCGAGATGTGACACGCAGGGGAAGGCTTCCCTGCCATACACAGGTGTCGCGACCACCTGCCAGCCACCTCGCAGAAGCTGATGACAGTGCCGGGCTGCCCTCCTGTCACCTACTGGGTCCACGGGGAAGGCCTACCTGCTTACCTGGGTCTCAGGGCGCTGACTGATGAGCTCCACGTGGGTGTGGACATGCTGGGCACACGGGCAGGGGTCAGGCAGAGCGTAGCCTCGGGAGCTTCTCCAGCAGCCCACGTTCCTCAGTGGTATGACTGCCCTGAGCAGACCCAGGGGGCAGAACAGCAGGGGCGGGCAGTTAGGACCTGGGATACTCACTCCTGTTCCCTGCTGTGGTCACCTGCCAGGAGCAGAGCAGGGCCTGGGGGAGAGCAGGCACTAACCATTCAGTACCCTGCCAcgtaaccatgggggggggggggcgggacacATAGGAAAGGGTCAGACAGGCTATTGCTGCATGATTTTATTACTATAAATATacagtaaaaacaaaaacctaaccAGAGTACATCAAGTGATACCACGAGATGGTCCAAGGCGAGCACACCATTCATAGCGCCAGCTCTAGCCCCGCCCACCAGTGAGGAAGGGGGACTGCacgtgggtgagggaggggtggcaggAGGGGGGGTCCATTGGCCCAGTATTCTGGCAGGAGTTGTTCGAGCCCCTGCTATGCTGATtctcaggtgggggtggggacccaGGACGCTTGGAATCTAGAGCCTGGGGACCCTGGCTGGCTGGAAGCAGCACCTCTGCTGTTGAAAGACTCTTTAAAACATCACAGGGGCCTGGTGGGCCCTGCTCCAGGGGCCCCAGAAAACAAGGCAGAAATACATGGGAATGCTGGCATGgcactgggggagggggaaaaccaAAGCCCCCCAAGGTAGGCAGACCACAGCGAGGCTCCCACGTGGAGACATCTGAGACTCAAATGGGAGGGCCATCATTCCCGCTCGAACACAGtatcccaccccacctccacaccACTGGCTACTTGGAGGGCCCTAGCCCACTGAGTTGGAGGAGAAGGGGAACAGAGTGAGTGGTGGCCCCAGGGGAGACTCAAGACAACAtcaacccctccccacccccccggaGCGGAACCACAATGACAGGTGGGTCCCGAGAACTACCGGGCCCCACACCCTGCCCTCCCAGCCAGACTCCCTGAAGGTCTGGGGAAACAGGAAGCTGCCATCAGTCCTTCATCTGTACCAGCCAGGTACAACACGTCGTCCTCAGAAGAGGGCCGGGCAGCCTGTGTGCTTGGCTTTCAGAGCGCTGGCTGCGGGCATGTGCAGACAGGAGGCCAGGAGCTGAGGGCTCCACGCTGCAGCTGGTTCAGCTTTCAAAAGTGGGTCAGCTCGGTGGCCCCGAGGTCAGGATAGGGGCCACCCAGTGGAGGCCAGGGAGGGCCGGTGGTGCCAAAGGGCATCTCCAGAGAGGCTGAGCATCCTGCAAGTGGGAAGCAGAAGGGGCTTATGCTGGGCCCAGAGGCTGCCCCCTCTTTGAGCCTATAGTGCAGGTCCACGTGGGTGGGGCTGATTCAGAAGTAAGCACCTGGGGCTCTCAGCCCTGTCTTGGAGCTGTCCACCCAGGCACCTTGGCAGGATAAGGCAGGGGTGCTTTCCTCAGAGGTGTGTCTTACTCCTGGCCACACCTGTCCACCTGGTCCTTACCCCCACCCTCAGCCCCCACCctgctttgtgggcatggcccagCTCGATGTGCAGTACCGATCTACTCCAGGAGGCTGCGCTTCCTGCCCAAGCCCACCCACCCTGAGGCGAGGTACCACGACACAAGCACCTCCAGCTAGGATGCCACCAGACGCTCTGCACGGCCCCTGGCTGCTGAGCAGCAGCCCCCCAGCACAGGGGGGACTAGACAGCCTTCAGCCAGCCCACAGCCCTCTGCAGTCCAGTCTGTCCTCTACGTTTTACACAAAAGCAACCCTCAAACAGCTATGGAAGTCACAACCAACTCTCTGCGAGCGTTGGCTGCTGTCTGTCCGAAGATGGCTGAGGAAGAAGGATTTGGTGGGGACAGGAAcaacctgtgcccagctgagaaaGAGACACCAGAGCCTGGGGGATCACAGGGACCCCAACAAGTGGAGGGGTCCAGATGGGACCCTCAGTCATCAAACTTCACCAGGGCCCACCTTGCCCTGAGCTTGCCCGCCAGGGCTTGGATTCAGAGTCTAGGCCCCGGGGACCCCGTGACTGGAAGAAATCTAGAAAGGCTGAAGGACTGTCAGGCCCACCCCGAAGCAGAGAAAGGCACGTACCAGCTTACTCCTCGACACCAATAGAGCAGGAGTCGGGGCCCAGGGCTGCCAGAGAGGAGGAGAGACAGACGGAGCTCAATTAGCAAAGCGCTGCTGCCCAGGGCAGCCCTCGAGGGTGGGAGCCACTGACTCCCATTGGACACAGGGC includes:
- the NUDT16L1 gene encoding tudor-interacting repair regulator protein, giving the protein MLAHAPAGPAPKGGGSAKMSAAALPELKQISRVEAMRLGPGWSHSCHAMLYAANPGQLFGRIPMRFSVLMQMRFDGLLGFPGGFVDRRFWSLEDGLNRVLGLGLGCLRLTEADYLSSHLTEGPQRVVAHLYARQLTLEQLHAVEISALHSRDHGLEVLGLVRVPLYTQKDRMGGFPNFLSNAFVSTAKCQLLFALKVLNMMPEEKLAEALAAATEKQKKALEKLQPASS